The Silurus meridionalis isolate SWU-2019-XX chromosome 6, ASM1480568v1, whole genome shotgun sequence genome contains the following window.
tcctcacctcgcctacataagtacctgactttactattacgcttgtgtctgaatgaattctacacaaatctccacaaaatctagtggaatgtAGTgcagcttattataacagcaaatagggacgtGAACTGGGATGTAATGGTGGGattaaaaaacctttaaatgtgaaattcaAGGTTTCTTATAGAGTTTTCCTGTGATCTGTGTTCATGTGGAACAATGAACGAGTGAAACAATAGCATGTTTGTGGTTATGAATGCTATGATACGAAGCTAAGTAGAGAGTAAAAAAACTGTATTGAAGCTGTTTAcatccagacacacacatgcagagaaaaacaggggaaaaaaacacccaCTGGGTTCAGCGCATGCTGAGAGACAGCGAGATTATTAGATACAACATTtaaatggagaagaaaaaaaaaaacacaacagcagaaaagCGCAGTCTAATATTTACTCCTAATATTACAGCTCCATGAACTGAAAAAAGATCAGCTTTAGTGTGAAACCTGTGTGAATTTCTTTAATATCAAAAAGAGACCAGTTTTTAAGTGATACCAGCTCGACTGTCACATGAGAATCTAAATAATGCATTGGAGTTGAAGCCACCACACAATATACTGGTTGGATGTCATGAAAATGCTGGAGTGCAAACAGCATGTGGAATTTTTTCACCCGATGTTTTGTGTATGGTTCGTGAAAATGAGCTGAAATGAAGGGACGCTGAATAAAATCGGATTAAATGAAAACGCAAAAATCAAACGTTTTGTTGAAGCGTTCGTGGCACAAACAGCAATCTGGGGCTACAGTCTTGAATCACAAGAATACGCTGCAAAATCTCCTTATCTAAAGACTTCCGATAGCGATAAAAGTCCTACTGATCTGATTTCAAGGATAAAAAGTAATAAGCAAGAGCAGATTGTGTAAGATTATTAGGATTGTTTTAAGATGTTTCTTGATTAGTAAAAGTATTAAAGTATCTGCAAATTGAGCATAAATTGTGttggatctataatgatctcagatgttgagctattttatgagttgctcaggagcttcTGGTTCCACGaagtcaactgactgtataagactgtagaaaggggtttatttataattacacgCTTATAATcgcactcttgatatcaccaaatgaggatgggttcttcttttgagtctggttcctctcaaggtttctttctcatgccatctaaaagagtttttccttgccacaggctgcccatcagggataaacacacatcattcacttataTTCACATTATTTGTTCTATAAGAATGTAGTCTTATAAAGTGGCTGGAGAACGTACAGATCTGCAGTGTCAGCACTCTGGCTGTctgcaatgtaaatgtaaatgcgaTCTAAATGAAGATAGGAAACAAGTAGAGACCTGGAATTGGGGTAGAGGTCGGATTTTCTACGCATCTGATAGGTTTGGAGTGGGACTGAGTTCTGCTGTCTCGCAGCTGCTGGGGATTTGGGAGCTGGAACagtggagaggaggagaggatgGAAATGAGAGCATGTTGTTATCCTGTGAAGATGGTTCTACTACATTTATATGCAAATCCCCATTTTATCTCGTTATGGAAAATATTATGGAGAGTTTAGTACAACCGGGGGGGTGGACATGTCAGATTTAAATTGCCTGGTGGACGAGAATGTTTTGGACTTTATTCAGTAAGATGAGAGTCAACTCATGATGTGAAACAGATACTGTAATAAAGGACTATTTACCGATTCCTCTCCAACATCTTGGCTGATTCTCTGATCTGCTCCTCCTGTGGGAGAAGGCTCTATGAGATGGGTCTCTGTTCTCATGTTAGGGAGATCTTTAGGGGGGTCTGAGGTCAAGGTTATTTGGCTGTCTGGGGATGCAGGCGTAGCAGCTGTGGGAAAGTGAACCAGAGTCATTTTCATTAAAGTTGTTCTTGTTACGGGGGTTTTAATTAGTTCTAAAAATAACCAGTAATAATTTAGCAGGAGAGGGTGTATTATGGTTAATTAGTCCATATGGAGCAATTCGCCTGACCCAGATTACAAGTGCTTCTTGTGTCTTACTTACAAGATTTTGCAGTAGACAGTGACGTCGAAGATCCCGGCGTCAAACTCAGCTGGGATAGATCGAGATCTCCACTACAGACCTCCTTATCCTGCTGCTCGCCAAACTGTGTGACTCCTGCCATAACTGTTGGTGGGTCACCGGTGTcagcaggctgtgtgtgtgagcctgATGCCTCTGCCAAGGGGTTACTGCTAGCAGCATCTCTGGGTTCACCTGCATGCTGTGGGCTGGTGATGGTCGAGGATGGAGCGGATGGAGTAGACATGCGAGGACGCATGGCTGCTAAGGGGACAAGGCCTTGAAATAAGGCGCCGGCTGGTACAAAAGCCCACTGTTGCTGGCCTGGGGTAGGAGAGTGGAAAAGGTTGGCCTGGCCCCAGATCACTGGCTGCCCTCCAGGAAGAACTTGAGCAACCTGCAGAGGAGCCTGAACACCAAATGCTAGTGGGGCTGCCGGAGCCGCGAAGGGCTGCTGAGCCCAGTGAGCTGCCTGCACCGCACCCATCGTCATGTAGCCTGTAGGGATGGTAGGACATGTAGGAAACAGCCAGGGGGACCGGAAATTAAAGAGGCAGACATGGGGTAGATGAGACAGAAAAGAGATCAAATGACAAAGAAGCGATGGCCAAGAGAGGTAGACAGATGGAGGTACATTGAACAGATATTTGTGCCAAAATcaaagaaggaagaaaatagAGGGGACAAGTTAAGAAAGGTCAGAGAAGAAATGCATGCAGATGCAGTATGGCAAAACCCagacagaaggaaaaagaagaccAGGAGAATGAAGATACAGGATATTAATAGGATAGAACATTTTTTATAGTGTTGTGGGCCAACTTCTGTTAAGTAAGTGGAATGAAACACTATTAGGATGTGctgttattataaaatattcaaaaatcATTTTCACATTGTGCTAATCACATCACTCTCATCATAATTTTCAATAAATACCTATATATGCCTTACATACAAGGAGAAGCCCTAATGAATTTCTTTATTGTAAAGTTTCATAATGGTAATATGGTCTTCACACTTGTGAAGACAGAGTGTTACCTGAAGGCACGGCAGGAGGGCTGAAGTGTGTGAAGAGCTCAGGGTGCCGCTGGTGTCGGCGTCGCCCGGGGTCCAGAGAAGTAGCAGGTGATGCGGGCATCTGCGAATCAGATCATTAGAGCCAAATCAAAGCAAtaattaatactaatattaaAAGACCAGCTCAGTATAATCGCACCTGTACAGTACTATCAATCCATTAAAACACCACAACTATAACATTCAAATAGTCCACAAataatttacttaatttaatttgattacaTATTGGATTTGCAGGTTAAAACTCTAATGGGAGATCATCTCAGAGTAGACTTAACCACACAGACACTTCCTCTGATGTCTCTCACTATTAGATTAGTTGTTttaaagtgtataaaaaaactaaactgccAAATTGTTGAGGTATATGCTAGCTGATTATTGAGGTAAAATTAGCAGATTGTTAAAGTATAAACTAGCAGATTGTTAAGGTAAAACTAGCAGATTATTGAGGTAAAACTAGTAGATGGTTAAGTTATAAACTAGCAGATTGTTTTGGTATAAAGTAGCAGATTGTTTAAGTATAAACTAGCAGATTGTTTGGGTTTAAACTAGCAGACTGTTTGGGTATGAACTAGCAGATTGTTGGGTATTAACTAGCAGATGTGTTGAGGTTAACATCGCAGATTGTTTAGGTATAAACTAGCAGATTGTTGGGGTATAAACTAGCAGATTGTTGGGTATTAACCAGCAGATGTGTTGAGGTTAACATAGCAGATTGTTAAGGTATAAACTAGCAGATTTCTGAAGAATAAATTTGCAGATTTCCTCATGATTGGTTTGATGAGGGTGTTACTGAGAGTCACTTACAGATACAATGTCTGGAGGAGTGGCCATGTCACCAAACATTTCAAACTGACTGATGTTCTGGAGGAAGTCCAATACagaagagaatgaaagaaaggtAATAGTTCAAGTTAATTGTCAGTAAGATTTATGCTCATGTCTTAAAGTGTTAATCTGAGACTATGCATTGCATTGATTTTATTGTTGAAGTAGTGGTACATAGTAAAATAGGAGTCTCCAATTTTAACAAAAACTAATAACTAGCAGCACTGCTAACTGCAATTCTTCTCTTTTCCTAAAGATGTTTATGGTCTTGTCAACATAAATTCTGGTCCACATTTATCctgtacatttcagaaaaacatatttatgaGATGAGATGAAAACTACTGCAGCTAGCAAGACACCACAGAACCCAGTATGATCCAAATGGGAAGTGttcaaacaaatcaaatgaagtTTTCTTTGCAAAAGTCAATAAAGAGTCAAGATTTTCTTCCTCCAGTTGTGTGATGAATGAAGAAGGAAAAACAATTGCAGTGAGATGTCTATCCCTGTTACACATAAACATACTTTGCTGAGATTTAGTGGTGGAAAGTGATGGAAGGAGGGAAACTAATGAGCATGAGAAAATTCTGATGGATGACTGCTAATGGCAGggaatcatttttaaaaagcaaatatactgatctttctttctttctttctttctttctttctgactattgttctctctgtctctgttattttgtcatctatctatctatctatctatctatctatctatctatctatctatctatctatctatctatctatctatccatccatccatccatccatccatccatccatccatccatccatccatccatccatccaataaaCCTCACCTAATGGCATGCAATGCACTAGACAGATACAACCAGTGTCTCAACACCAAACCTCTCATAAACCCAGAAAAACAAAtgatagaattaaataaaagccagatcatttattttctgtaagTGTTTCAGATAAGTAATAAATGTGCAGTCCTGGCTGGCCACAGCAGCACACAGTTTAGCGTTTTCCCTTATCTACCATCTCATGAGCCAAACCAGCTGCTTGGCACTCGAGTAAATGAATATTTGTGTTGAACCAGGGAGTAAAATTAGGTTTGCCGAGACAGTTTTATTCTGCAGTGCTGTAGTCTGTGATGGACTGAAATCTGAAGATAATATATATTCCTGATACTATTGAATGGAACCGAAAGCCTGTCCATTTTTGAGTTTTGGAGAGAGGTTTGTTGGAGGGACTTTATATATAGGGAAGGCTGGTGATACAATGAGAGACACCTACAGTCATTAAATGCCGCTTTGGAACATCATAGACCCCTTCTTTCTGCTGGCTCGTTGGGACCTAAAAGTCATTACACCGATTAAACctctgtttttatatatgttatatacagtatctcataaAATTGAGTATacctctcacatttcagcaaccattttagtatcttctcaagggacaatactatagaatttAAGCTTGAAtatatttcaaatcaaattatatagaagtacagatttactgtgctctaaaaaaaatcaacatacagccattattgtcaaaatagctggcaacaaaagtgctactaaaatggttgctgaaatgtgaggggtttactcacttttgtgagatacagtataaacataaacatctgTATCATTAATTTGTATTCCAACACgttatattttacaatatcCTCACTTACTAGTAAACAATAGCCTTCCTCTACAACACTATGACTTTTAAAAGGGGCTGGACATAAAGGAAAAGGGGTGGGACTTGGCATAATACCTGGTAAATGCTCTCCTCTGATTGGGGACCATGGCGTGGCTCATGTCCAGCTTCAAACACAATGTACTAAAGTTGGAAAAGAGAATGAAAGTgacaaaaggaaaagaaaagtggGAGTGGCCACATGGGTTGCCAGTCAGAAGTCAGAGTCATAATATAACATTAATCAGCCAACATAAAAAGCCAACATGCTAAAATGAGTACCCTTATAGCCTGCCACGAGAAAAGCACTTCATTGCAAGtagcatgtttttattatagCCATTAAGGGACAATTTACTAAGAgaactttttttaatagaagGACAGAGGTTTGGCAACTGGTCGACCCAGAGTAgtaacaaaatacataaaaaaaaattatagccaatatatattatgtatatataaaaaacttaTTCATTTCAAGTTTTCTGTAGCTGATATCCTGTGGCACATTGTTGCAGCTACAAACATTTTTGCTGAAGGCAGGTCCTCAGATCAGAGACTACCGTCTGGGCAAACAAATCAACCCAAAAAGGGTTTCacaaatgttttactttatctACTCTTTCATTTATACTCTTTACCAAGCTGATGACATGGCATGCTTGAAAATGATTTTCCCTGCAAGTTCAAAACATGTTAAATCTGTTGTATTCAATGGGAATTACCACAATGAACGAAAACATAttgatattatattaataaacttgTCAGCATGCAGTCATGTTCCTCACTTATCTGGATCTTTGGCTGCAAGAAATCCTAATTTGGATCCCCCTTGAGTTCACATGTTTAGCTTTGTAGTGTTTGCTAAAAAAGCAACCACATCTTAAAGCTACCACTTGCTTCAAATGATTTTTCCAACACTTTAAATATATTCTGACACTGTATGCAACACTGGTATCTATAAAGATGGTTGGAATCCAAACGATGGCACAGCCTTTTATATCCAGGAGTCTAAGGAAGCTAAATTGGAAGCAGTTATGGAAGGATGCTGCTGGTTGATACTGTGTGTTTCCAAAAAAGTACATGTTAACATTTACCCTGCATTACATCTACATCAAATAGCAGACACTCATATCCAGAACAACTTAAAATGAGactgagcagttgatggttaagaggctttgctcaagggcccagcagatTTTCCGATTCAAATAATTAGGTGTGTTACAATAGGGGAGAGCAAATTAGTGAGTGAGAATTAGCAAGACCAAAATGTTGGAGGGATAGAATCTCATTGGTAGTGGCTGGTAAGTGAAAATTAGCCTCAGCGAGATAGTGTGACCTGAAGTATAAATGCAGAGTTGTATATTAGAAAAGATTCAAATGAAAGTGCCTTTCAAATGTTGCCAGAATCTGCCAATAAGAAGAACAGACCTGGGAATCCAGTtcttgaataaaataaaagggtATACAATTTCCTCTATTCTTTTTCAGTACCAAAGTAGCCATCATTCTTGTGAAACACCTCCTGGAAACATCGACACAGTACTGGCTCATGAAGTTGGCAGGGAGTTTAAATTTAGACCTGGTGAGACAATATAGCCAGGAGCCATGGCACATTCTGCAAGGGCTTATTCATCAACATGGCAATGAGCTCAAAACTACTCTTAGCTTTCCTTActtgcataaaataaaatgtctttggtaCTGGGAAATGGCTGTCCTCTGTATGTATCTTTTTCATGCACAAAGTGGAACATTTCCAAGGTAACCTGTAGTTTCTCCACAAGTACCACAAAATGGTAATGAGCCAAGACTTTGACTTTTGTCTAGCTGAATGTAAGCCACTAACAATCCCAGGTGGCCAATGTGGATGTACAAACCTGAACACCCTGCAATAGCCACAATTGCCAGCTCTACTTCTGCAACTCTAAATGCAAATAACAAGATAATTGTTGAAGTTGGCAAAGGGAACATGGGTATATCAAGGGGGTAGTGGACTATGCCTGATTCTATCCTGAAGCTGTTCTCTTAAAAAATTATCAAGGATCAAGACTTTAAATTCAAGACGTGTATTAGCTCCTGCAGGTGCTGCAGACAAGACAGATATAGTTGCCCAATGTACCAATCAGGTGGTAccttggggaggtggtagcttagtggttaaggcattggactttgaatcagaaggtcatgatttCGAaacccagccacaccaaactgccattcctgggcccctgagcatgtctattaacctcattagttgtATGAAcgagaaaaatgtaaatcagtCTGGATAAAGACGCATGTCAAATGTTGTAAATGCAATCAAACGCTACAATAGATGGTGGCACTGTCCTACAGTATATGCTTTTTGTGGAAATGGAGGTGTCCCAGAGATTTCTTCAGAAACCTTTTGCCCCCCACAACCAAAGCCCCAAGATTTGCTGgatgctgccatgtgaatcccAAATCAGTACCATGTTTTGTAATGTCTTTTGGTAGCTAAAATGAGCCCCAAATTGATATACGGGGCATTTGTGCAAGACTTGATTTATGACTTTGCTGGCCCAGAAGCCAGTAAGAAAATGTGCAGACTGGAGCAGTACCAGATTGTCCAATTCACCCCTCCATGGTGTGACCTTCTAAAAAGCTTTGGAACTTTGTCCTAGGGccacaccactacactatgCTGCAGCATATGCAGATGACATGTTCGGTCAAACACAAAGCACAGAGTGCTGGGCCAAACACCTTGTGCTGCACATAATCCAGTGCTGGAGGCCTTGTGCAGAGTTGAACTAACTGCCAAAAGAAGTGTTATCTCTGTCTGGCAGAAGCACAAATCAAGGGAGACCAGGTTGTCCTGAGACAATTGACTTCTCTATAAaatctgtatttgtattatatatggAATTGCTCATCTTACAAAGGTGACTAAAATAATAACACATTGGAAACTGTTTGAAATATccaaaagaaataattatactgatgtaaataaaccttaaaaaaagCGTGTCTAGAAGGCAAAGATGTCAGCAAGGTGGTAGTTTGGTATTTAACGCATTGAACTTTggtctgaaggttgtgagttcaaatcccagccataccATCTGCCACTCCTGGGGCTCTGAGTAAGgccctcagctgctcagttgtatgaatgacaTCAAATGTAAGTAGGTTTGGATAAGAAACCTGCTGCATTTTGACAATGTACATCGGTTGCCCCCTTCCAGATTTTGGGAACACATTAAAGTACATGCTATAGAAAGTCATAGACATGCTTCTGTGTATTAATAGTCTATGCAAAACATGGAAAATCAACTCCAGTCCTGGAAGAGCACCCCACTGGCTAGCTTTGACTCTCAAGATGATTCGGATGGAAAAACACTGAACTGTGCTGCATTCAGGAGTCTTTGATTTAGCTTTGTAGGCCGCACAGAACAAAACTGCGCTTACCTGATACACTGGGTCGTCACTGTCATCCTCGAGGATCGTCTGCAACATACATTGGAAGAAGAAGGTGGATTCTAAAGCATTCATTCTCAGAAGATAAAAGTTTTTCTAACATTGAAGCAGGACAACCAAATTGACTTTTGCAGTCATAACTAGCATTGTTCAGCAAAACGTTTCCTTAcgttaattaagaaaaaatctTAATGAAACACTTTTACTGCACCTGATAAACAGCCTGCTCGCAGTGCTTCGCTTTTTGCACTTTCTTCTCCCCTTCATCCCTCTGCTTCAGGTCATAGATGAGTGTAAAAAGGTCACGAAGCTCCAGAATTAAAGGCTCGGCCTACAAAAAAGAAGCAGACTGGAGATAATGCAGAAGGGACCATTGTTGTATTTCAtggttttctgtttgtttctatataaaaaaaaagtaatttcatTCTTCTCCATATCATTTTCATTCTGCAAGCGTTTTTTAAGAGTTCTCTGGAGTTCAATCTGTTTCTTGTGCAATTCATTTCAGGTCAAATGTTTTAGCTCCCATAGCTCCATAAAAGCATGATGAATCCTTGCttcctttttatattaaaaatgggtttttgtttgaaaatacGGTTGAAACAAATGGCTCCATTACTGTTCCAGTAAGAATGTGTGAACATATCGACCAAGGTTACGTTAAATGCCTTTAAATACAGGCTTGTACAGAATAAAGTCAACAAACTACTTGCCACTAACCACAACTACCTGGGAGGTGGttgtttagtggttaagacatcgGATGCTGggtcagaaggtcacaagttcaaatcccagcacccccaagatgccactgctgtGCCCTAAACAAGGTTCATTACCCTCAACTGGtaagttgtaagtcgctctggataaaggcttGCACCAAAAGCCATATATGTAAAACAGCTTTAGTGGTTTGAATGCATCCAGACCATGGAGTATTTAGACTGGGCATGGTATAAAGAAAAATGGATTAAAGTTGTGAAACAAACATGTCTGCATTTGttgttttgcatattttatgctttttatgCCATATTTTATGCTCCAAACATGCTAACCAAAGCATCCAGTTGATTAGAATCctatttcagcatgacaaagcccctgttcacaaatccagctccatgaaaatatgctttccatggtttggaagatgttgaagatctcctgctgagATAAAGTCctattaaacatgatgaatgtgaacgctgactacatcccaggcctccttacctacaCCATTACCTGACTTAACTAAAAtcattgtagctgaatgaatctccacaaaatctagtggaacatcttcccagaagagtggagtatATTCCAATGGCAAATGGggagtggaatgtgatgttcaaaaagccacACTAGTCTTTCAGCATGCAAAATATCTTCAAGTACCTGCTGTAAAAGAAGTGGGAGGCGCCTGGATATGAAAACGTTAAAATTTACAATCTGTTTTACAGGATGGTGCAGGGAAAGGGAACAACGAGCATTCGCTGCGAAAGCCTTTCATAAAAATGGTAATAGTGTGAGGGAATTTCAGCGTCATTACCATTAAGGACGCCATGATCGTGTCCCGTCTGCTCATTTTGAAGAAACGGGTTTGGCTTTTACACCAGAGAATACCGAGGCTGTTCGAGCTGCCATCGTGAGGAGCCGTCGCCGTTCTGTTCCACACCACGCTGCATCGATGGTGTGTCGAGCCGTTTCTTCGAAATGTTGTAATCGAATGAGCAGACAGGACACGATCATGGCGTCCAAACTGGCAATGATGCTGAAATTCACTTTGTGTAGCACTCATACTATCACCCAtcttataaaaggtttttaCAGTGAACGCTCGTTGTGCAACACTCCAGggctccattataactaatggcaagCGGATCGAAACGAGCTCGCACCGGTTCCAAACTATTGCCTGCGCCACCTTCTGTAATCAGCGGTTCTTCATCTTGTGTTTTTTGAAAAGGGTCAAACTGTGGCTGTTAACCCGTAGCAACATTTCCAGTCCCCACCTTTTGCATTCACTGAATGGGAGTCAATAGAGCAAAAAATGGAGTGTGACTGAAGCCTATGGGGCTTCAAGGGGCTTCAAGAAAACCAGAAAGTCAattagtaaagaaaaaacatggcCACTCACTGAATAGACCGTCTTGATGGCGACAAACTTGTGGTTCCCTTCTTTCCCGCAGACGTAGCCGAAGGCACGATGGTCTCTGGTGTCTTTTGCGATGTAGGAGATCTCATGCACAGAATGGTGATGTTGTAAAACCTGTGGTTTAAAAACAGCCCACATTCAATTAGCATCTTTGCTGATGACTATGATGATGGCTAGCACTTAAcggacagtaaaaaaaaaaaaaaagccagagttTGAGCTAATTAACTGTGATTAACGAGGACGCGAGCCGGTCGGAGCTATTTGGCTGTCAGCCTGGAGAAAGAAAGCAGTACATCACACTAAGAGAGAGCCGTGGCAAGGGAAGCCGTCATTACTGTTAATGAAACTGGACTCAGTCCAGCGAGCTTCAAATCCAgattaatattttaaagctCAAATGAGGTGTTTCTAAAtgcttctgtcttttttttttttggctatatCTCATACATGATTTACGATCATATCCAATTGGggtttaattaagttttattagtATCAGAGCAGCTGAAAATTCGACCTCATCTTCAGGGAAATACATTGCTCACTCAGTATTTTGTATACTGTTCACTTTTTATCCAGGAACTACTACTAATGAGGCCGATATACACATTTGGCCGAAAGTATTGTGACAcacagccatgtgtggttcttcacaAACGTTTACCACTAAATTGGAGGCAAACAACAGtctaagatgtctttggatgctgtggcatgaaTTTATCCCTTTACTTCAActagaaacccaaacctgttccagcatgataatgcccctgtgcacaaagccagctccatgaagatattctaatggaagttcttgagtggccttctatagagcctTAATCCTACTGAAGACCTTTAGAaagaactggaacactgactgcaccccaggcctcctcacctcacctcatctacataaCTAactactaacatccttgtgtctgaatgagaacaaatctccagaaaatctagaacaacatcttctcagaagagtgcaGGTTAATTTAACAGGAACCAAATGTGAAGcgtgatgttcagaaagcacataccaatctgactatgaggtgtccacaaatttttgtgAACATGAATCAGTGCAAACAAACGTGTGACATGGTGCATTGCAGTGCAGTGGTCTGTGGGAAACATAGTCCTTGTCCATAGTCTTGAATCAGGTTCAGAAAAAGGATATCAGTTTCATACTTAGCTTATAAAACGTTCCAAAAAAGGTTTATTTCGGACGTCTAGGCtgaaatgtttctttatttggGAAAGGATGGAGGACAGTACAAGAGGCAATAATCTGAGCTCCATTAAATCTGAGCTCATTCCTGGGCCTTTAAGCAAAATCCCTAATTGCTCAGTAATATGAGAACAttgtatacagtaaatgtaaatcagacTCCATCTTTGGCGATGTGAAAGCAGTCATGACCCACCCCGGATCTCTCGTCGTAGATCTTAATGCCGTTGAAGGAGACGGTTAAGAAAACCCGTTGCTTGTGCTCCCCTTTGGACCGAGCCGAAGCAGCAATACCCTGAAAGAAAGAACGATCTGTAAGAACCAGAGCACATCAATCATTAGCAGGGATCATTGGATGTTCGGTTACCCTGAACACCAAATATGATTTGGCGATCATCACCTCACACTTATGTCTTTTTATCTATGAGGCTTAGCTCTGCTAGAACCCAGACACCAGGTGCTCCTGCTCGTTAGCGAGTTATAAGCCATGCTTGAACCACACATCACATATTCCTCTATGCCTCTATTATTTCCTGCAAATTGGCAGCTCTGCTTCCCGAAAGTGCCACAGTGGTTATTAGCTACTCAGCTAGACAACTGAGGGGGTGaaacattgaaaaaatattaataaataaattaaacaaatcctCTTGGGGTGTGGAAATCAGAGCGGGGCATTTTAGTAGCACAAAGAAATGGAGTGTTTTATGAATTCTGACATGGTGTTAGAAGCCCTTGATACATATTCAGATATATTCTGGGGAAGATTTACTGATTCGTATCggtgcatcgatttaaaaaagtgatcATGATGCATCTTCCagcagacagaacaggaaacgAACTTCTGGTTTGCACAACagaggcgtgtttgtgaaagggaagtgcgttagaagtcagaaagcaagaaacccaatgaacacaattcaacacgtctcctttcactgtagccgcaactgcacctcctgcatacatcatctctagcagaatcatcaatatttacctcagaaaatcaCCCAATgcgttttttttgcatttc
Protein-coding sequences here:
- the dab1b gene encoding DAB adaptor protein 1b isoform X5; translated protein: MSTEQETQASIKASVKRESKRKGQNRSEQALINRFRGDGVRYKAKLIGIDEVSARGDKLCQDSMMKLKGIAASARSKGEHKQRVFLTVSFNGIKIYDERSGVLQHHHSVHEISYIAKDTRDHRAFGYVCGKEGNHKFVAIKTVYSAEPLILELRDLFTLIYDLKQRDEGEKKVQKAKHCEQAVYQTILEDDSDDPVYQYIVFEAGHEPRHGPQSEESIYQVPTSQQKEGVYDVPKRHLMTNISQFEMFGDMATPPDIVSMPASPATSLDPGRRRHQRHPELFTHFSPPAVPSGYMTMGAVQAAHWAQQPFAAPAAPLAFGVQAPLQVAQVLPGGQPVIWGQANLFHSPTPGQQQWAFVPAGALFQGLVPLAAMRPRMSTPSAPSSTITSPQHAGEPRDAASSNPLAEASGSHTQPADTGDPPTVMAGVTQFGEQQDKEVCSGDLDLSQLSLTPGSSTSLSTAKSYASSGTEIQFGGGNQDP